From Hyla sarda isolate aHylSar1 chromosome 5, aHylSar1.hap1, whole genome shotgun sequence, a single genomic window includes:
- the ATXN1 gene encoding ataxin-1 isoform X1 codes for MKSNQERSNESLPPKKRELPATSRPSEEKTVGLTSENHRTDSLSWLSTTVSSHGGRYHGPAGTLVEAGLQQGVGLHKTHSTGIDYSPPSASRSIPTATTVPAIYQTAQSQSGASVSPVQYTNVPQTFQFIGPPYSGPSYAGFINSQLISPTSNSAASVVSSTATGVTTPSQRSQMEAYSNMLANVSSLSQQGHKIESHIDRTPGLIAAGSPPTQSSQYVHISSSSQSGIRTLSPPNIPVHLHTHPVIPHTLTLGTSPQVVVQYSDSGAHFIARDPTKKEESFRSQAKELLNGEIEKVRRFVVPSATDAQLLKAGNNKPASQHYETRHVVVHPSTEFSARDPSGVRTSVMVVPNSNTATTDIDVQQTIKRETSPSTAHSKGSLHLGKPAHRSYALSPQQTLCAEGVKTVATLSPHTVIQTTHSAAEQLSVGLPAAAFYAGTQQPVIGYLSSQQQTIGYPGNLPQHLVIPGTQPLLIPVGNPDIESSAVGVAPAIVTSSPQFAAVPHTFVTTPIPKSDNYSAESLATQTAYQTALVPAQFHLPVVQSVASPMAAAPTLPPYFAKGSIIQLANGELKKVEDLKTEDFIQSADISNDLKIDSSTVERIENSHSPGIAVVQFAVGEHRAQVSVEVLIEYPFFVFGQGWSSCSPERTCQLFDLPCSKLSVGDVCISLTLKNLKNGSIKKGQPMDSASILLKHPKNDSLSGNRHRYAEQENGINQGSAQVSSENGELRCPAGLNAATFETKIEPGKPMMTRKRRWSAPESRKLEKSEDEPPLTLPKPSFIPQEVKICIEGRSNVDFFQH; via the exons ATGAAATCTAATCAAGAAAGGAGCAATGAAAGCCTGCCACCAAAGAAACGTGAATTACCCGCCACCAGTCGACCGTCTGAAGAAAAGACAGTCGGACTGACTAGTGAAAACCACCGTACAGATAGTTTATCATGGCTCTCTACCACAGTAAGCAGCCATGGTGGGCGTTATCATGGGCCTGCAGGAACTTTAGTAGAAGCTGGTTTACAGCAGGGGGTAGGTTTACATAAAACACATTCAACTGGTATAGACTATTCTCCCCCCAGTGCATCAAGGTCAATACCAACAGCAACAACAGTTCCTGCCATTTATCAAACTGCGCAGTCTCAATCAGGGGCATCTGTATCTCCCGTGCAATATACTAATGTGCCCCAAACGTTCCAGTTTATTGGACCGCCGTACAGTGGACCATCATATGCAGGATTCATCAATTCGCAGCTAATTTCACCTACATCGAATTCCGCAGCAAGTGTTGTGTCCTCAACAGCAACAGGAGTCACCACTCCATCACAACGCAGCCAGATGGAAGCATATTCCAATATGTTGGCAAATGTAAGCAGCTTAAGCCAGCAGGGCCATAAGATTGAATCCCATATAGATCGGACTCCTGGACTGATTGCCGCAGGATCACCACCTACCCAGTCAAGTCAATATGTTCATATTTCCAGCTCATCCCAGAGTGGAATCAGAACTCTATCACCACCAAATATCCCAGTACATTTACATACCCACCCAGTGATTCCACATACACTTACCCTGGGCACTTCCCCCCAGGTGGTTGTGCAGTACTCAGATTCAGGAGCTCATTTTATTGCTAGGGACCCTACAAAGAAAGAAGAAAGTTTCAGGTCACAAGCCAAGGAATTATTAAATGGTGAAATAGAGAAAGTTAGGAGATTTGTAGTTCCTTCCGCCACAGATGCACAGCTATTGAAAGCAGGCAATAATAAACCAGCTTCCCAGCATTATGAGACAAGGCATGTAGTGGTGCACCCTAGTACTGAATTCAGTGCTCGGGATCCCTCAGGTGTTCGGACCTCTGTCATGGTAGTGCCCAACAGCAACACAGCTACCACAGACATTGATGTTCAACAAACCATTAAGAGAGAAACCTCACCATCAACAGCTCATAGCAAGGGAAGCTTACACTTAGGAAAACCAGCCCACCGGTCCTATGCTTTATCCCCACAACAGACTTTATGCGCAGAAGGCGTAAAAACAGTGGCCACTTTatctcctcatacagtcatccaGACAACTCACAGTGCAGCAGAGCAACTTTCTGTTGGGCTGCCTGCTGCAGCCTTTTATGCGGGTACACAACAGCCAGTTATtggctatctcagcagtcagcagcAAACCATTGGCTATCCTGGAAATTTGCCACAGCACTTGGTGATTCCGGGGACTCAGCCTTTGCTCATACCAGTTGGCAATCCGGACATTGAATCATCTGCGGTGGGGGTAGCACCTGCTATTGTCACTTCATCTCCCCAATTTGCAGCAGTGCCTCATACATTTGTCACTACGCCCATTCCTAAAAGCGATAACTACAGTGCTGAATCACTAGCAACTCAAACAGCCTACCAGACCGCTTTGGTTCCGGCTCAATTCCACCTCCCGGTTGTACAGTCTGTTGCCTCTCCTATGGCAGCTGCACCTACACTGCCCCCTTATTTTGCAAAAGGGTCAATCATTCAGCTAGCCAATGGTGAACTAAAAAAGGTAGAGGATTTGAAAACTGAAGACTTCATACAGAGCGCTGATATTAGCAACGACTTGAAAATAGACTCCAGCACAGTCGAGAGGATTGAGAATAGCCATAGTCCTGGCATTGCTGTGGTACAATTTGCTGTTGGAGAACACAGGGCCCAG GTCAGCGTAGAGGTCTTGATAGAATATCCATTTTTTGTATTTGGCCAAGGCTGGTCATCATGTAGTCCTGAGAGAACATGCCAGCTGTTTGATTTACCATGCTCCAAGTTGTCAGTAGGAGATGTCTGCATATCGCTTACACTCAAGAATCTGAAAAATGGCTCCATAAAAAAGGGGCAACCCATGGATTCAGCTAGCATCTTGCTGAAGCACCCAAAGAATGACAGTCTGTCAGGAAATAGACATAGATATGCAGAACAGGAGAACGGGATTAatcagggaagtgcacaggtgtccTCTGAGAATGGTGAACTAAGGTGTCCTGCTGGATTGAATGCTGCGACCTTTGAAACCAAAATTGAACCTGGCAAACCCATGATGACAAGGAAGAGGAGGTGGTCTGCCCCAGAATCACGAAAATTAGAGAAGTCTGAAGATGAACCACCATTGACTCTTCCCAAGCCTTCTTTTATTCCTCAGGAGGTTAAGATTTGCATCGAAGGTCGATCCAATGTAG attTCTTTCAACACTGA
- the ATXN1 gene encoding ataxin-1 isoform X2 produces the protein MKSNQERSNESLPPKKRELPATSRPSEEKTVGLTSENHRTDSLSWLSTTVSSHGGRYHGPAGTLVEAGLQQGVGLHKTHSTGIDYSPPSASRSIPTATTVPAIYQTAQSQSGASVSPVQYTNVPQTFQFIGPPYSGPSYAGFINSQLISPTSNSAASVVSSTATGVTTPSQRSQMEAYSNMLANVSSLSQQGHKIESHIDRTPGLIAAGSPPTQSSQYVHISSSSQSGIRTLSPPNIPVHLHTHPVIPHTLTLGTSPQVVVQYSDSGAHFIARDPTKKEESFRSQAKELLNGEIEKVRRFVVPSATDAQLLKAGNNKPASQHYETRHVVVHPSTEFSARDPSGVRTSVMVVPNSNTATTDIDVQQTIKRETSPSTAHSKGSLHLGKPAHRSYALSPQQTLCAEGVKTVATLSPHTVIQTTHSAAEQLSVGLPAAAFYAGTQQPVIGYLSSQQQTIGYPGNLPQHLVIPGTQPLLIPVGNPDIESSAVGVAPAIVTSSPQFAAVPHTFVTTPIPKSDNYSAESLATQTAYQTALVPAQFHLPVVQSVASPMAAAPTLPPYFAKGSIIQLANGELKKVEDLKTEDFIQSADISNDLKIDSSTVERIENSHSPGIAVVQFAVGEHRAQVSVEVLIEYPFFVFGQGWSSCSPERTCQLFDLPCSKLSVGDVCISLTLKNLKNGSIKKGQPMDSASILLKHPKNDSLSGNRHRYAEQENGINQGSAQVSSENGELRCPAGLNAATFETKIEPGKPMMTRKRRWSAPESRKLEKSEDEPPLTLPKPSFIPQEVKICIEGRSNVGK, from the exons ATGAAATCTAATCAAGAAAGGAGCAATGAAAGCCTGCCACCAAAGAAACGTGAATTACCCGCCACCAGTCGACCGTCTGAAGAAAAGACAGTCGGACTGACTAGTGAAAACCACCGTACAGATAGTTTATCATGGCTCTCTACCACAGTAAGCAGCCATGGTGGGCGTTATCATGGGCCTGCAGGAACTTTAGTAGAAGCTGGTTTACAGCAGGGGGTAGGTTTACATAAAACACATTCAACTGGTATAGACTATTCTCCCCCCAGTGCATCAAGGTCAATACCAACAGCAACAACAGTTCCTGCCATTTATCAAACTGCGCAGTCTCAATCAGGGGCATCTGTATCTCCCGTGCAATATACTAATGTGCCCCAAACGTTCCAGTTTATTGGACCGCCGTACAGTGGACCATCATATGCAGGATTCATCAATTCGCAGCTAATTTCACCTACATCGAATTCCGCAGCAAGTGTTGTGTCCTCAACAGCAACAGGAGTCACCACTCCATCACAACGCAGCCAGATGGAAGCATATTCCAATATGTTGGCAAATGTAAGCAGCTTAAGCCAGCAGGGCCATAAGATTGAATCCCATATAGATCGGACTCCTGGACTGATTGCCGCAGGATCACCACCTACCCAGTCAAGTCAATATGTTCATATTTCCAGCTCATCCCAGAGTGGAATCAGAACTCTATCACCACCAAATATCCCAGTACATTTACATACCCACCCAGTGATTCCACATACACTTACCCTGGGCACTTCCCCCCAGGTGGTTGTGCAGTACTCAGATTCAGGAGCTCATTTTATTGCTAGGGACCCTACAAAGAAAGAAGAAAGTTTCAGGTCACAAGCCAAGGAATTATTAAATGGTGAAATAGAGAAAGTTAGGAGATTTGTAGTTCCTTCCGCCACAGATGCACAGCTATTGAAAGCAGGCAATAATAAACCAGCTTCCCAGCATTATGAGACAAGGCATGTAGTGGTGCACCCTAGTACTGAATTCAGTGCTCGGGATCCCTCAGGTGTTCGGACCTCTGTCATGGTAGTGCCCAACAGCAACACAGCTACCACAGACATTGATGTTCAACAAACCATTAAGAGAGAAACCTCACCATCAACAGCTCATAGCAAGGGAAGCTTACACTTAGGAAAACCAGCCCACCGGTCCTATGCTTTATCCCCACAACAGACTTTATGCGCAGAAGGCGTAAAAACAGTGGCCACTTTatctcctcatacagtcatccaGACAACTCACAGTGCAGCAGAGCAACTTTCTGTTGGGCTGCCTGCTGCAGCCTTTTATGCGGGTACACAACAGCCAGTTATtggctatctcagcagtcagcagcAAACCATTGGCTATCCTGGAAATTTGCCACAGCACTTGGTGATTCCGGGGACTCAGCCTTTGCTCATACCAGTTGGCAATCCGGACATTGAATCATCTGCGGTGGGGGTAGCACCTGCTATTGTCACTTCATCTCCCCAATTTGCAGCAGTGCCTCATACATTTGTCACTACGCCCATTCCTAAAAGCGATAACTACAGTGCTGAATCACTAGCAACTCAAACAGCCTACCAGACCGCTTTGGTTCCGGCTCAATTCCACCTCCCGGTTGTACAGTCTGTTGCCTCTCCTATGGCAGCTGCACCTACACTGCCCCCTTATTTTGCAAAAGGGTCAATCATTCAGCTAGCCAATGGTGAACTAAAAAAGGTAGAGGATTTGAAAACTGAAGACTTCATACAGAGCGCTGATATTAGCAACGACTTGAAAATAGACTCCAGCACAGTCGAGAGGATTGAGAATAGCCATAGTCCTGGCATTGCTGTGGTACAATTTGCTGTTGGAGAACACAGGGCCCAG GTCAGCGTAGAGGTCTTGATAGAATATCCATTTTTTGTATTTGGCCAAGGCTGGTCATCATGTAGTCCTGAGAGAACATGCCAGCTGTTTGATTTACCATGCTCCAAGTTGTCAGTAGGAGATGTCTGCATATCGCTTACACTCAAGAATCTGAAAAATGGCTCCATAAAAAAGGGGCAACCCATGGATTCAGCTAGCATCTTGCTGAAGCACCCAAAGAATGACAGTCTGTCAGGAAATAGACATAGATATGCAGAACAGGAGAACGGGATTAatcagggaagtgcacaggtgtccTCTGAGAATGGTGAACTAAGGTGTCCTGCTGGATTGAATGCTGCGACCTTTGAAACCAAAATTGAACCTGGCAAACCCATGATGACAAGGAAGAGGAGGTGGTCTGCCCCAGAATCACGAAAATTAGAGAAGTCTGAAGATGAACCACCATTGACTCTTCCCAAGCCTTCTTTTATTCCTCAGGAGGTTAAGATTTGCATCGAAGGTCGATCCAATGTAGGCAAGTGA